A single window of Ananas comosus cultivar F153 linkage group 24, ASM154086v1, whole genome shotgun sequence DNA harbors:
- the LOC109728714 gene encoding dynamin-related protein 1E-like produces the protein MATMESLIGLMNRIQRACTVLGDSGGADAASLPSLWEELPSIAVVGGQSSGKSSVLESIVGRDFLPRGSGIVTRRPLVLQLHQTEGPPEYAEFLHLPKRRFTDFALVRREIQDETDRLTGKSKQISPMPIHLSIYSPHVVNLTLIDLPGLTKVAVEGQPDSIVEDIENMVRSYVEKPNCIILAISPANQDIATSDAIKLSKEVDPTGERTFGVLTKLDLMDKGTNALDVLEGRSYRLQQPWVGVVNRSQADINRNVDMILARRKEREYFSSSPDYSHLASRMGSEYLAKLLSQHLETVIKARIPSITSLINKTIDELESEMDNLGRPVAVDAGAQLYTILELCRAFDRIFKEHLDGGRPGGDRIYGVFDNQLPAALKKLPFDRYLSLQNVKKVVSEADGYQPHLIAPEQGYRRLIEVALSYFRGPAEASVDAVHYVLKELVRKSVGETQELKRFPTLQAEIAAAAYEALERFREDSRKTAVRLVDMEASYLTVEFFRKLPQEVEVKGGTAAAAAAAASTTIDRYSEGHYRRIASNVSSYVAMVSETLKNTIPKAVVYCQVREAKRSLLDHFYTRVGKKETDQLGRMLDEDPALMERRQQCAKRLELYKSARDEIDSVSWAR, from the exons ATGGCGACGATGGAGAGCTTGATCGGGCTCATGAACCGGATCCAGAGGGCGTGCACGGTGCTCGGCGACTCCGGCGGGGCCGACGCCGCCTCCTTGCCCTCGCTCTGGGAGGAGCTCCCGTCCATCGCCGTCGTCGGGGGCCAG AGCTCGGGGAAGTCGTCCGTGCTGGAGAGCATCGTCGGAAGGGACTTCCTCCCCCGTGGATCAG GGATCGTGACGAGGCGGCCGCTGGTGCTGCAGCTTCACCAGACGGAGGGACCTCCGGAATACGCCGAGTTCCTGCACCTGCCGAAAAGGAGGTTTACCGACTTCG CTCTTGTTCGAAGGGAAATTCAGGATGAAACTGATAGATTGACTGGGAAATCCAAGCAGATATCCCCTATGCCGATTCATCTCAGCATTTACTCGCCGCATG TTGTGAATTTAACATTGATTGATCTGCCTGGACTTACAAAGGTTGCTGTAG AGGGGCAACCAGATAGTATTGTCGAAGATATTGAAAATATGGTGCGGTCATATGTTGAAAAG CCTAATTGCATAATACTGGCAATATCACCAGCTAATCAAGACATTGCGACTTCTGATGCAATTAAGTTGTCTAAAGAAGTTGATCCGACAG GTGAAAGAACATTTGGGGTGCTGACCAAGctggatctgatggataagggaaCAAATGCTCTTGAT GTTCTTGAAGGTAGATCTTATCGGTTGCAACAACCTTGGGTAGGAGTTGTTAACCGTTCACAAGCAGATATAAACAGGAATGTTGACATGATTCTTGCCCGGCGAAAAGAAAGAGAGTATTTTTCTTCCAGTCCTGACTACTCACACCTTGCCAGTAGAATGGGTTCTGAATATCTTGCTAAGCTTCTTTCACAG CATCTAGAGACCGTCATTAAGGCGCGCATCCCAAGTATCACATCGTTGATCAATAAGACCATTGATGAACTTGAGTCGGAGATGGATAATCTTGGTAGACCAGTGGCAGTTGATGCAGGG GCCCAACTGTACACTATTTTGGAACTCTGCCGTGCGTTCGACCGGATTTTTAAGGAGCATCTAGATGGAGG GCGGCCGGGCGGTGATCGAATATATGGAGTGTTCGATAATCAGCTCCCTGCAGCTCTAAAGAAGCTCCCATTCGACCGATATCTCTCTCTCCAGAATGTGAAGAAGGTGGTCTCTGAAGCAGATGGGTATCAGCCTCACTTAATTGCTCCAGAGCAAGGCTATCGGCGGCTAATAGAGGTCGCTCTGAGCTATTTCAGAGGCCCCGCCGAAGCATCGGTGGATGCG GTGCATTATGTTCTAAAGGAATTGGTACGCAAATCTGTAGGAGAGACTCAG gaGCTTAAAAGGTTCCCTACTCTCCAAGCAGAGATTGCGGCTGCTGCCTACGAGGCGCTGGAGCGGTTCCGCGAGGACAGCCGCAAGACCGCGGTCCGCCTCGTCGACATGGAGGCATCCTACCTGACCGTCGAGTTCTTCCGGAAGCTTCCGCAGGAGGTCGAAGTCAAGGGCGGGAccgcggccgctgccgctgccgcagCCTCCACCACAATTGACCGGTACAGCGAGGGGCATTACAGGAGAATTGCCTCCAACGTGTCCTCCTACGTAGCCATGGTATCGGAAACGCTCAAAAACACGATTCCGAAAGCGGTGGTTTACTGCCAAGTCCGAGAGGCCAAGCGGTCCCTGCTCGACCATTTCTACACACGAGTCGGGAAGAAAGAG ACGGATCAGCTTGGGCGAATGCTGGACGAGGACCCGGCTCTGATGGAGCGGAGGCAGCAGTGCGCGAAGCGGCTCGAGTTGTACAAGTCTGCGAGGGACGAGATCGACTCCGTCTCGTGGGCGAGATGA